One Leptolyngbya sp. SIO1E4 genomic window, GCCAGGCTTGTCCGACAATTGGCTCATGCCTAATAGGGCCAGTTCACGGGCAAAACGACGAGCCTGCATACATACACCCCAAAAACACAGCTTTGTGATCTTAGCAGGCTTCTCTAGAGAGCACTCTACTCCGTGGAAGCAGTCTCAAAGAAAACCCGAATGTCCCCGGCACTCGACCCCTGTGATTGCGATAGGCCAACGGCTATTCCAACACAGGCTGATTGAGCTGCAGAATAGGCTGGTCGTTGGTTGTGCTTTCAGAATCGCGGGTCACAATCCGCTCGGGTGGAATCGAAGCCGCCAGATCAGGCCCAACAATGCCTCCCGACAGTAGCACCTTGAAGGCATCCTCAATAGAGATAGAGAGGTTAATGACATCGGTCTCAGGCACAACGGCATACCAGCCGCTTGTTGGGTTAGGGGTGGTGGGGATAAACACGCTCAGCATGGGTATCCCAGTTTTGACCTCTGTGGCTACCGTGCCAGTTACAAATGCGACAGCCCACAACCCCCGGCGCGGGTATTCCACCAGGATAACCCGCCGAAAACGGGTCTTAGAATCTTGAAAGACCGTCTGCAAGAGCTGCTGCAAGGTTTTGTAGACCGAGCCAGCCAGGGGAATTGACTGGACAATACGTTCTCCCAGATCCAGCAGCCAGCGACCTGCAATATTGCGCGCCATCAGCCCGATGACCAGAATACTGAGCAGTGGCACCGCAAAGCCTACTGCCAGATTGATCATGTCTCCAAGCAATGGAGGTAACCCAGTGAAGGGATTGAGCTGCTTCGGAAACCGGGTAAGGAACCGAATCACCCAAGTCGCCACGGTGATAGTGAGCCAGATGGTTGTTGCCAGAGGAATTACCACCAACAGGCCCGCAATCAGGTCATTTTTCAAGTCTTGCTTAAGTTTCTGAAGCACAGGCAACCTGACTCAAGTTCGAAGACAACTAGTAGCTTCAATAAGGAACCTATGAACGCATCCAACTTCAGGATTGCTCAGAAGCCCTTTACCGACCTAGTTATCATTGTAAACATTTGTTTCTGGATGGGTTGAAGTGCCGAGCCAGAAACTGAATTTATCTGGCTGGGGTTAGTTCTATCTATCTTACTGGGTGTTTGTATCGGGGTTAACACTTCCATCGGGACTGATTGAGCAAGTTGCCTGGAG contains:
- a CDS encoding DUF502 domain-containing protein, translating into MLQKLKQDLKNDLIAGLLVVIPLATTIWLTITVATWVIRFLTRFPKQLNPFTGLPPLLGDMINLAVGFAVPLLSILVIGLMARNIAGRWLLDLGERIVQSIPLAGSVYKTLQQLLQTVFQDSKTRFRRVILVEYPRRGLWAVAFVTGTVATEVKTGIPMLSVFIPTTPNPTSGWYAVVPETDVINLSISIEDAFKVLLSGGIVGPDLAASIPPERIVTRDSESTTNDQPILQLNQPVLE